A portion of the Acidobacteriota bacterium genome contains these proteins:
- a CDS encoding cupredoxin domain-containing protein has protein sequence MVNYRPSTARGPFRVQAILGAALLLCVAAGVGVVAQTKRDFNVSAKKFRFTVSGTDAQEIRVSQDDLVRITLSSEDIPHSFTLPDYRIQKRVEPGREVIFEFRAEKVGRFEFYCSMTSDGCRERGMVGALIVVAR, from the coding sequence ATGGTGAACTATCGTCCTTCCACGGCCCGTGGGCCGTTTCGGGTGCAGGCCATACTCGGCGCTGCCCTGCTGCTGTGCGTCGCGGCCGGCGTGGGCGTCGTTGCCCAGACCAAGCGCGATTTCAACGTCTCGGCCAAGAAGTTCCGGTTCACCGTCTCAGGTACCGACGCGCAGGAAATCAGGGTCAGCCAGGACGACCTCGTGCGCATCACGCTGTCGTCCGAGGACATCCCGCACAGCTTCACGCTGCCCGATTACCGCATCCAGAAACGGGTGGAACCGGGGCGCGAGGTGATATTCGAGTTCCGCGCGGAGAAGGTGGGCCGGTTCGAGTTCTACTGTTCCATGACCAGCGACGGTTGCCGCGAGCGCGGCATGGTCGGCGCGCTTATTGTTGTCGCGCGCTGA